The stretch of DNA CGGCCAACGTTTTGCTGGATCTATTGGTGATGAAGTGAAAACGATGATTGGTGAATTCAAAGCCGATATCGATCCAAATATTAAACGTATTCAATCACATATCGAAAATTTACAAAATCGTGGCGAAGAAATTTCAAATTTTCCATCAAAAAACTAATTTTTTAGTGTTTGATTGAACATAATCCGATATAATACGAGTAAGCATGGTACAATACAGTATCATGCTTTTTTATAGTCTAAGAAAGGAGTGGTATGTATGAACACAAAGCGAGCGCAAATTGAGGGAATGCTTTATACACATAAAATTGCCATGTTATCAAAAGTCATATGGAAAAATGCGGAAAGTGACTGGCAAGGTTGGTTGAAAAGATCAGACATCACGATGAATGAACATCTCATTCTCCTTACACTTTATGCCTTTGAACGTGCAACGATATCCGATATTTCAAAATATGGCGTGATGCACGTATCAACAGCATTTAATTTTGCTAAACGTTTAGAGCAACAAGAATTGTTAAAACTCGAGAAAGATAAACATGACAAAAGAAACACGTATATTACGTTAACTGATAAGGGAAAGCAGTTAGTACTCGAAATTTTTGACCATTACGAAGAATCAAATAACAATATTTATAATGCGTCAAAAGAGTTTCAAAGAGAAATGTTCCATCTTCCTAGTTTTAGTGACGCACATTACCTCGTCTCTAAACTGCAAGGTAAAGACTTTATTAATGATGTGAATTCATGTCAAGAAAGTCTTCGCAAAAATTTACTTGACGAACATTAATTTCAGATAGATAATACGTTTATCACTGATAGCAAAGGAGCTTTTGAATGTTAAACTGTCTGCGGTCTATTGATATACATTCAAGATTTGGTTTAGCCCGTATCGCTTTTATAAGTTTTGTAACGGTTATAATTACATTTTTTGTTAGTTTTGAGATTTTTCATTACTATTCAAACATTCCATTTACGGATCAAAATTTTTTATTGTTTATTGTCTTAATGTTATTTATCTACCCCGTACATAAACTCATTCATATTATTACGGTCTTCCCATACTTGAAACATTTAAGAGTATACAAATTAGTACGTCTTTCCTGGTTTCCGTTTTACAATATTTATTTGGATCGACCTATTCGTAAGTACTACTTTTGTATTTGTCTAATCATGCCGTTTGTGGTGATTACACTGCTCTGTATTCTCATAGCACGCGCATTTCCAGAATATGGCCATTATTTCATGTTTTTATTAGCATTAAATGCAGGTTATTCTGTGATGGACATCCTTTATTTAAAAGTCATTCTTTTTGCTTGTCAGGGGCATTTTGTAGAGGAACATCAAAATGGCTTTGTACTTTTAGAACACAATTCCCACGCATCATAATGTGCAATCGTGATATGCGTGTCCTATTTTTAAAACGACAAGGATTAATTTCGTATGCAATCCGTGTCTTAAATGATAGATTTTAAGTTGAATATAGGGGAGAGGACGTTTTTTAACGCCTTCTCCCCTACTTTTTTTGACTTCCATCTGTATTCTCATCATTTAGTCGTATTTTTCACCTTCTGCTTTGGTTGCTTGCGCACATTATGGTATATTAAATGGTATGAATGATATAAAAAGGAGCTCAAAAGATGAAGAAAGGCATACAAAAATTATTTATTCCAATTACAGCAAGCGCAGTTTTACTCGGAGCATGTGGTAATGATGCCCCTACTTCAAAAGACCAAACGTTAATCTCTTCGAAAGCGGGCGACGTTAAAGTTGAAGATGTATTGAAAGAAATTGGAAATGATCAAGTTGCAAGTCAATCTTTTAAAGTTTTATTAAATAAAATTCTAGTAAAAAAATACGGTGATAAGGTAG from Staphylococcus lutrae encodes:
- a CDS encoding HTH-type transcriptional regulator Hpr; amino-acid sequence: MNTKRAQIEGMLYTHKIAMLSKVIWKNAESDWQGWLKRSDITMNEHLILLTLYAFERATISDISKYGVMHVSTAFNFAKRLEQQELLKLEKDKHDKRNTYITLTDKGKQLVLEIFDHYEESNNNIYNASKEFQREMFHLPSFSDAHYLVSKLQGKDFINDVNSCQESLRKNLLDEH
- a CDS encoding DUF3267 domain-containing protein, which codes for MLNCLRSIDIHSRFGLARIAFISFVTVIITFFVSFEIFHYYSNIPFTDQNFLLFIVLMLFIYPVHKLIHIITVFPYLKHLRVYKLVRLSWFPFYNIYLDRPIRKYYFCICLIMPFVVITLLCILIARAFPEYGHYFMFLLALNAGYSVMDILYLKVILFACQGHFVEEHQNGFVLLEHNSHAS